The stretch of DNA tttttgtaaatctgTTGATTAAACCTGCAGGTGTGTACCctgtgtttgcattatacatacattttcaaatattgtagtccaccagatcacagaattttagtgtttttaattttataaataatggattggacggatctctgtagttgcattaatcggctcacccatcttggctcgtgacgcgGAAGGcagattatttttttttttgcagccatgaaaaagcagagcacatctcaactagtagaagctaactgataGCATTAGCTTTTCCCCAGcatggcaaaactccttcaggcttgtttatTTGTAAAACATCAGAGCAAATGGAGGCAGTGAAAGACtctctttgctgttagccaatcagaggcgagacgtCTGAATATTGTGAATATTAATGAGGaaggctccaaatcctgccgttttctgcccctctctacttcctgaaacagttgCGCCAGAGCTTTTGTTCCACAGAGAATGATTGACAAGGCGTTTATTTATACTAAGGTCCACTGCACACTTATTGCAATAATGGGTGAATGAGACATTCAAGAGAGCAAAACACTTAACACTAACCTATGAATCACTGAGACAGTCTCCTGAACCTGATGATGATTCATCGTTGTGTCAACACAAATCAGCTCGGCACAGATCCTGTTTTAAATTGTACGTTTAAGCTCTTTGTTACTTTAGTCTTGTGAAAATGAGGGAACATGTTTCCAATTCTTTAGCTGAGTGCATGGCAAAAACCTGAGGCGACACATAAAATAATATCTTAGCATTGTCAAGCTAGTTTTCTAAGAGATATTGGCTGAAAACCTGAAAATCTGCTTGAGGATTATGAATTTTCAGGTCCTGTTTTTGGAACTTTGCtggatttttttattctttttccctCCGATAGATTTATTCTTTAGACCTGACACTTCTTCTTTTGCCCTCCGCTCGTGCAATTCCCTTATGTTATAAGCATAGACCACAAAATAAACCGTCACGGTCAGGAACAAAACACGATTCAACGTTTAGAAAGCCTGAAGACTGGCCAAGAACATTTTAAAGGATCACATTCAGGTTTGGTTATTGGTGCTTTAAAACTTTTGCAGTGTGTTTGTAATGTTCTGTTTTATAATatgcatttattttgtttttccatCCAGGCCCTGAGCCCAAAAATCACCTGCTAATAAATCTAGTTGCTGGATCAGTAGTTGTGGTGCTAGTCTTGCTGGCGTTGGTGGTTCTGGTCACCTTCTTGGCTACAAAACGGTTCACCAAGAAGAAGATGCCGACTCTGTCCTCCCAGACTTCTGAAGTTTCCGTGGAATCCGGAAAGGTATCTTCACCCAACAGTCTGAGGTTCTCTTGATCGGTCTGATGAACGCTTGCGGTCAGTCATGTGTTTTCTACTCTCGTCTCCAAGCATCTCCTGATCTACGCTGAGGGACCTCCGCAGAGCATCTGTTTGAAAGCAGCCGCTCAAAACCCAGTGGGTGAGCTGGAGCTGTCCAAGCTGCCTGACTGCGTCCCCCTAGAGATTAAGAGTGAGTTGATAGCAGTCTGCTCTGACTTCGACATGCAGAAACCCACAATGTGAACTCTGACCGTGCTCTCCTCTTCTGCAGTCCCAGAGCTGATCTACGCAGTGCTAGATCTGGTTCCCGTTCTGCAGGTGAAGCAGCTGGTGCGATGTCTCGGTGTGAAGGACACGGAGATCGAACGAGCCGAGATGGACCACAGGTCTTGTCGGGAGGCTCACTACCAGATGCTACGAGTTTGGGCCCAGAAGGGCTCCCAGGAACTCGGAGGGGGGAGGGGTGAAATGTTACACCGGCCGCTGTTGGAAGAGCTCTTGGACAAACTGAGACAGATGCACCTGGGTCGGGCCGCCGAGGAGCTGGAGACAAAGTATTCCATTCAGTGATGCGGCACTTGCCAAGTCTGGACAAAACGCTCATGAGACCAAGTATTGTTTGCTAAAAGAGACTCGCTGGAGGATGGCTTCATGGAGAAGCAGTTTTATTTCACTAAGGAATTTTACCTCGCATTCTCCCTAAACCGTTAACTGTGTTTGCAGCGTCCATGAGATAAAGGCTCGCCAAGGACCCTTCATGAGGAACATTTTTATATATAGATTTGCTTTCTAACAACGCAGAGCCGACAGCTGAACAAGTGAACTGATGCAAATCTCACACAGCAGTGTTGGTCTCTTTAAAATAAGAAGCGGGGAAAGAGCTGGAACGGGTCTTTTTATAATGAACAAAATCCACTCGCCGGCATTTCTAAAGTACGGAAGCATATTACTGTCAGAACTGTTCTCACTAGAACGTGATGGTTAAATATCTCATTTTAATGAGAACTTTCTTGAaataatgcttttaatgtcttgtaatcaaatcaaatcaactttatttatagagcgctttcacatggccaaaatgaacaaacaaagcgctgtacatcaataaaatgcaacacaataggacagagatatgaccattaaaatacattaataaatccattaaaatacactaagaaatccctgtaaaataccgtaataaatcctataaaaatacaatgagaaatccattttaaaatatagtacaaaaacctgagtgccagttcacagtccatatccggcctacttcccccaacttcaacgtccaa from Nothobranchius furzeri strain GRZ-AD chromosome 5, NfurGRZ-RIMD1, whole genome shotgun sequence encodes:
- the tnfrsf1a gene encoding tumor necrosis factor receptor superfamily member 1A isoform X3, producing the protein MMAGRLRILLLLFEFTFIFAATLNLVTPKCPVGDYENKDGICCNKCPAGFKLVAECHSEGHRSNCTPCPARQFSDQINNAFQCRKCKTCRAARNEVEVSPCRAAQNTICGCKVGYYKNHIDSETVECLKCSRCKPDETEEHACTRERDTVCGCKENFYRVRNKCEPCRNCTTGCSQHCMLEVATEGPEPKNHLLINLVAGSVVVVLVLLALVVLVTFLATKRFTKKKMPTLSSQTSEVSVESGKHLLIYAEGPPQSICLKAAAQNPVGELELSKLPDCVPLEIKIPELIYAVLDLVPVLQVKQLVRCLGVKDTEIERAEMDHRSCREAHYQMLRVWAQKGSQELGGGRGEMLHRPLLEELLDKLRQMHLGRAAEELETKYSIQ
- the tnfrsf1a gene encoding tumor necrosis factor receptor superfamily member 1A isoform X1, whose product is MMAGRLRILLLLFEFTFIFAATLNLVTPKCPVGDYENKDGICCNKCPAGFKLVAECHSEGHRSNCTPCPARQFSDQINNAFQCRKCKTCRAARNEVEVSPCRAAQNTICGCKVGYYKNHIDSETVECLKCSRCKPDETEEHACTRERDTVCGCKENFYRVRNKCEPCRNCTTGCSQHCMLEVATEGERQPGPEPKNHLLINLVAGSVVVVLVLLALVVLVTFLATKRFTKKKMPTLSSQTSEVSVESGKHLLIYAEGPPQSICLKAAAQNPVGELELSKLPDCVPLEIKIPELIYAVLDLVPVLQVKQLVRCLGVKDTEIERAEMDHRSCREAHYQMLRVWAQKGSQELGGGRGEMLHRPLLEELLDKLRQMHLGRAAEELETKYSIQ
- the tnfrsf1a gene encoding tumor necrosis factor receptor superfamily member 1A isoform X2, whose translation is MMAGRLRILLLLFEFTFIFAATLNLVTPKCPVGDYENKDGICCNKCPAGFKLVAECHSEGHRSNCTPCPARQFSDQINNAFQCRKCKTCRARNEVEVSPCRAAQNTICGCKVGYYKNHIDSETVECLKCSRCKPDETEEHACTRERDTVCGCKENFYRVRNKCEPCRNCTTGCSQHCMLEVATEGERQPGPEPKNHLLINLVAGSVVVVLVLLALVVLVTFLATKRFTKKKMPTLSSQTSEVSVESGKHLLIYAEGPPQSICLKAAAQNPVGELELSKLPDCVPLEIKIPELIYAVLDLVPVLQVKQLVRCLGVKDTEIERAEMDHRSCREAHYQMLRVWAQKGSQELGGGRGEMLHRPLLEELLDKLRQMHLGRAAEELETKYSIQ